From Lolium perenne isolate Kyuss_39 chromosome 5, Kyuss_2.0, whole genome shotgun sequence, a single genomic window includes:
- the LOC127303101 gene encoding alpha-copaene synthase-like: protein MASRGASTPKEPSRSGPSVWGDFFISYEPQPLQRSEEWMKVRALKLKEDVLKLFTSCNGVAEKMLLVDALQHLGIDHNFESQIDGVLSEILNSEFSSSSLHEVALTFRLLREHGHWVSPDVFKKFKDEDGNFNVDTTNEPRGLLSLYNAAHLLIHGEPALQEAITFARHHLESMMGSLKSPLAEQVKRSLHLPLPRTYRRVEAVHYISEYHEVDGHNAILLELAKLDFNLLQHVHLNELKAMTEWWKELSGSIELSYVRDRVVENYFWSFAAHHEECFGLARMIFAKINVLLTIMDDTYDEHATIEECRMLNEAAQRWDESAISLLPEYLKRFYIELLRNIKEMGDEMAITGNYEIAYIKKQLQKQFSYYLQEAEWAYQNHKPSFDDKVKLGVMTVAVPTISVCGLVAMGDAMPKEVIEWVFGVPDAVIAGGKIYRLMNDISAFTRGKSKGDAPTSVECYMSEHGVTSEVAIAKIESVIEDGWRSLNQARFGNRVLLPAVQRIINFALSSPLYYGGGHDAFRSSSRLRKTMETLFVKPIPIWRRFWR from the exons ATGGCATCAAGAGGTGCTTCGACTCCTAAGGAGCCGTCTAGATCTGGGCCCTCGGTCTGGGGTGACTTCTTCATTAGCTATGAGCCACAGCCGCTGCAG AGATCTGAGGAATGGATGAAGGTAAGAGCCCTAAAGTTGAAGGAGGATGTCCTGAAGTTGTTCACGAGTTGCAACGGGGTGGCGGAGAAAATGTTATTAGTGGATGCACTCCAGCATCTTGGAATAGATCACAACTTTGAATCACAGATCGACGGTGTGTTAAGTGAAATCCTTAACAGTGAATTTAGTAGCTCCAGTCTCCATGAGGTTGCTCTTACGTTTCGGTTGCTTAGGGAGCATGGACATTGGGTATCTCCAG ATGTCTTCAAAAAATTCAAAGACGAAGATGGAAACTTCAACGTGGATACAACTAATGAACCAAGGGGACTATTAAGTTTGTATAATGCAGCACATCTTCTAATCCATGGTGAGCCAGCACTACAAGAAGCCATAACTTTTGCAAGACATCATCTTGAATCAATGATGGGGAGTCTCAAGTCACCGTTAGCTGAGCAAGTCAAACGGTCTCTCCATTTGCCACTGCCAAGGACGTATAGGAGGGTGGAAGCGGTCCATTATATTTCTGAGTACCATGAAGTGGATGGGCACAACGCAATCCTATTGGAGCTGGCAAAACTGGACTTCAACCTTCTGCAACATGTCCACTTAAATGAGCTCAAAGCTATGACCGA GTGGTGGAAAGAGCTTTCTGGATCTATCGAGCTAAGTTATGTTCGGGACCGTGTGGTGGAGAACTACTTTTGGTCATTTGCGGCGCACCATGAGGAATGTTTTGGGCTCGCGCGGATGATATTTGCAAAAATTAATGTGCTACTTACCATCATGGATGACACATATGATGAGCATGCCACCATAGAGGAATGTCGAATGCTAAATGAAGCCGCACAAAG ATGGGACGAGAGCGCCATTTCTCTTCTACCAGAGTacttgaaaaggttttatattgaactactaagGAACATTAAGGAGATGGGTGATGAAATGGCGATCACTGGCAACTACGAAATTGCCTACATCAAGAAACAG CTCCAAAAACAGTTTAGTTATTATCTCCAAGAAGCCGAATGGGCATACCAGAATCACAAACCAAGCTTTGACGATAAAGTGAAACTCGGTGTCATGACTGTAGCCGTGCCCACGATATCTGTGTGTGGCCTAGTAGCCATGGGTGATGCAATGCCAAAGGAAGTAATCGAGTGGGTTTTTGGTGTTCCTGATGCCGTCATAGCAGGCGGAAAGATTTACCGTCTCATGAATGACATTTCTGCGTTTACT CGCGGCAAGAGCAAGGGGGACGCGCCAACCTCTGTGGAGTGTTACATGAGCGAGCATGGGGTCACAAGTGAAGTTGCCATTGCCAAGATCGAGTCAGTGATTGAAGATGGATGGAGAAGCCTGAACCAAGCACGCTTTGGAAATCGTGTATTACTTCCAGCAGTGCAGCGGATTATCAACTTTGCTCTTAGCTCGCCGTTGTACTATGGTGGGGGCCATGATGCATTCAGGTCCAGCTCGCGTCTTCGCAAGACTATGGAGACCTTGTTTGTCAAACCCATTCCTATCTGGCGGCGTTTTTGGCGGTGA
- the LOC127298568 gene encoding protein DETOXIFICATION 41: MPGRVTKYPSLLLLLQPRRLCTTAAAAGELDLASAAKERPLDDDLAEESRSRLVRDTCKLLELRGSWTPKLEAQLRHLLRVLSPPQVRAVLRARAQGDARAAFEFFRWADRQWRYRHAPEVFDEMLSLLSRTRLHDPARRVMRLMIRRRVRHGPRQFAHLMLSYSRAGKLRSAMRVLQLMQKDGCAPDISICNVAVNVLVVAGRVDKALEFADRMRRVEVEPDVVTYNCLIKGLCSARRVVEATEMISAMLQNGCPPDKITYYTVMGFLCKEKRVAEETMEGDGDARAPLLDFVDDRSGASEELLRREPVPFDVLSRLALWEAGNLWRISWASILITLFSFTLSLVTQMFVGHLGELELAGASITNIGIQGLAYGIMLGMASAVQTVCGQAYGARRYRAMGVVCQRALVLQFVTAVVIAFLYWYAGPFLLLIGQAADVAAAGQLYARGLIPQLLAFAIFCPMQRFLQAQNIVNPVAYMTLAVLVFHILISWIVVFVLSFGLLGAALTLSFSWWVLVALTWAYIIWSPACKETWTGLSMLAFRGLWGYAKLAFASAVMLALEVWYVQGFVLLTGFLPNSEIALDSLSICINYWNWDFQIMLGLSYAASIRVGNELGAGHPKVAILSVLVVVVASIAFSILATIAVMVLRYPLSTLYTSSTTVIEAVISLMPLLAISIFLNGIQPILSGVAVGSGWQVIVAYVNVTAYYVIGLPIGCVLGFKTSLEAAGIWWGLIIGVIVQTVALIVITARTNWDNEVEKAIQRLRRTAADEGGMVVAVGDI, translated from the exons ATGCCTGGGCGCGTAACCAAGTACCcatcgctcctcctcctcctccagcccCGCCGCCtctgcaccaccgccgccgccgcgggagaACTTGATCTCGCGTCCGCCGCCAAGGAGCGTCCCCTTGACGACGACCTCGCGGAGGAGTCGCGCAGCCGGCTCGTGCGCGACACCTGCAAGCTGCTGGAGCTCCGCGGCTCGTGGACGCCGAAGCTGGAGGCGCAGCTCCGGCACCTGCTCCGGGTGCTCTCCCCGCCGCAGGTCCGCGCCGTGCTGCGCGCGCGGGCGCAGGGGGACGCGCGCGCCGCGTTCGAGTTCTTCCGCTGGGCCGACCGGCAGTGGCGCTACCGGCACGCGCCCgaggtgttcgacgaaatgctCAGCCTCCTCAGCCGCACCCGGCTCCACGACCCCGCCCGCCGCGTCATGCGCCTCATGATCCGCCGCCGCGTGAGGCACGGCCCGCGGCAGTTCGCGCACCTCATGCTCTCGTACAGCCGCGCCGGGAAGCTCCGCTCCGCCATGCGCGTGCTCCAGCTCATGCAGAAGGACGGGTGCGCGCCCGACATATCGATTTGCAACGTGGCTGTGAATGTGCTCGTTGTGGCTGGGCGGGTCGACAAGGCGCTCGAGTTTGCAGACCGGATGCGCCGCGTCGAGGTCGAGCCAGACGTAGTCACATACAATTGCCTCATCAAGGGGCTGTGTAGCGCTCGGCGGGTTGTTGAGGCGACAGAGATGATCAGTGCAATGTTACAAAATGGGTGCCCGCCCGATAAGATTACCTATTATACAGTGATGGGCTTCCTGTGCAAGGAGAAGAGGGTGGCAGAG GAGACAATGGAGGGAGATGGCGACGCGAGGGCACCATTGCTAGACTTCGTCGATGACCGGTCGGGCGCATCGGAGGAGCTGCTGCGGCGGGAGCCGGTGCCGTTCGATGTGCTCTCACGGCTGGCATTGTGGGAGGCTGGCAACCTTTGGCGCATCTCATGGGCGTCCATCCTCATCACTCTCTTCAGCTTCACTTTGAGCCTCGTCACACAGATGTTCGTTGGCCACCTTGGTGAGCTCGAGCTCGCTGGCGCCTCCATCACCAACATTGGCATCCAGGGTCTAGCCTACGGCATCATG CTTGGCATGGCGAGCGCGGTGCAGACAGTGTGTGGCCAGGCCTATGGGGCTAGGAGGTACAGGGCCATGGGGGTCGTCTGCCAGAGGGCGCTCGTACTCCAGTTCGTGACGGCCGTCGTCATTGCCTTCCTCTACTGGTACGCCGGTCCATTCCTGCTGCTCATTGGGCAGGCTGCGGATGTGGCCGCGGCGGGGCAGCTGTATGCTCGCGGGCTGATACCGCAGCTGCTCGCCTTCGCGATCTTCTGCCCAATGCAGAGGTTCCTGCAGGCTCAGAACATCGTCAACCCTGTGGCATACATGACACTGGCCGTGCTTGTCTTCCACATCCTGATCTCGTGGATCGTTGTGTTCGTGCTTAGTTTTGGCCTTCTCGGCGCGGCTCTGACACTGAGCTTCTCTTGGTGGGTGCTCGTGGCGTTGACATGGGCGTACATCATCTGGAGCCCGGCTTGTAAGGAGACATGGACCGGCCTGTCCATGCTTGCTTTCAGAGGCCTCTGGGGATACGCCAAGCTCGCCTTCGCGTCTGCTGTTATGCTAGC ATTGGAGGTCTGGTATGTGCAAGGATTTGTGCTTCTGACTGGCTTCCTCCCCAACTCAGAGATTGCTCTTGATTCACTCTCTATCTG CATCAATTACTGGAACTGGGACTTCCAAATCATGCTTGGTTTGAGCTATGCAGCCAG TATTCGTGTCGGCAATGAGCTTGGCGCTGGCCATCCAAAAGTTGCAATTTTGTCGGTCCTCGTGGTAGTCGTGGCGAGCATCGCCTTCAGCATTCTCGCCACGATTGCAGTCATGGTCCTCAGGTACCCGTTGAGCACTTTGTACACAAGTAGCACGACGGTGATTGAGGCCGTCATCAGTCTGATGCCCCTGCTGGCCATCAGCATCTTCTTGAACGGAATCCAGCCAATCCTCTCAG GAGTTGCGGTCGGGAGTGGATGGCAAGTCATAGTTGCATATGTCAACGTTACAGCTTACTATGTGATTGGGCTGCCGATTGGATGTGTCCTAGGGTTCAAAACAAGCCTCGAGGCAGCT GGGATCTGGTGGGGCTTGATCATCGGGGTCATTGTGCAGACGGTGGCTCTGATTGTCATCACAGCCAGGACTAACTGGGACAACGAG GTGGAGAAGGCGATCCAGCGACTGCGGCGCACAGCCGCCGACGAGGGTGGGATGGTGGTCGCCGTCGGCGACATCTGA
- the LOC127298566 gene encoding receptor-like protein EIX2, with the protein MARTPSCYYLLTIILLLAALALATTTTSAVAAAANGSCVAAERAALLSFKAGITSDPANLLGSWHGRDCCQWSGINCSSRTGHVVKLDLYNHFFEEDYKGNVLSHSLSLRGQISSSLRSLRYLKHLDLSANKHLGHGMPIPDFVGSLDRLVFLDLSFMNFSGRVPQNLGNLTKLLYLNIFNYYGATHSDISWLPRLQSLQSLELGGVNLSSAVDWFHKVNALPNLVALSLDNCALNNSLTHTTTASPPLLHNLTLLQLLDLSQNHLNSRAANNWFWGVTSLKSLYIYDCGFAGAFPDELGNLTLLETLHMPDNNFVGMIPATLSGLCNLQSLTLSNNIISGDIADLIYRLPTCSWKNLQVLSLEGNNITGTTLEAVLHLTSLQVFNVISNDLRGRVPVEIGTLANLTTLYLADNGFSGVLSESHFAGLTNLKQIDLSNNHLEVIVGPDWVPPFNLNWAEFGSCHLGPRFPQWLRWQKDIDKLHIPNTGIIGELPIWFWTSFSRATSLDISLNQISGKLPLSLEFMSVRRLLLQSNQLTGLVPLLPRSVEILDISRNNLTGFVASNVGAPSLQFAILFSNSITGAIPKSICQWSKLLVLDLSSNLLTGELPDCGTKQLKHWDTSSNSTSIAKSKSSSSLEVRTLLLRNNSLSGGFPLFLRQCRNVVFVDLAQNRFSGKLPVWISKEMPALVILRLRSNNFSGEIPIGIAKFPALRILDLSNNNFYGAIPQHLAGLEALAATDKALVPAENPFEEEYQEMYWSSDTGLFNDSLPVVIKGKVLGYRENVIYLMSIDLSCNSLTGKIPEEMSYLAGLINLNLSSNFLSGQIPYKIGNMQSLESLDLTKNHLAGEIPWGLSDLTSLAYLNLSYNDLSGRIPSGRQLDTLQTDDPASMYIGNPGLCGRPVPKTCPGDQPTQGDSVEWHKHGLFQMDFLVSLVVGFVAGVWMVFCGLLFAKKWRGAYFRLFDKLCDKVYVISVVTWHKWSGINGEN; encoded by the coding sequence ATGGCCAGAACACCAAGCTGCTACTACTTGTTAACCATCATCCTACTCCTAGCAGCACTAGCActagccaccaccaccacctccgccgtcGCTGCCGCTGCAAACGGGAGCTGCGTCGCGGCCGAGAGGGCGGCGCTGCTCTCCTTCAAGGCCGGCATCACAAGCGACCCGGCCAATCTCCTCGGCTCTTGGCATGGCCGCGACTGCTGCCAGTGGAGCGGCATCAACTGCAGCAGCCGGACCGGCCACGTCGTCAAGCTCGACCTCTACAACCACTTCTTCGAGGAGGACTACAAAGGGAACGTCCTCAGCCATTCGCTCTCGCTGCGCGGACAGATAAGTTCTTCGCTTCGTTCTCTGCGATATCTCAAGCATCTAGACCTCAGCGCCAACAAGCATCTCGGCCATGGAATGCCCATACCAGATTTCGTGGGTTCTCTTGATCGCCTGGTGTTCCTGGACCTCTCCTTCATGAATTTCAGTGGTAGAGTGCCTCAGAATCTTGGGAACCTCACCAAGCTGCTATACCTTAACATCTTCAATTACTACGGCGCTACTCACTCGGATATTTCCTGGCTGCCACGCCTACAATCGCTCCAATCTCTCGAGTTAGGCGGTGTCAACCTCAGCTCAGCGGTTGACTGGTTCCATAAGGTCAACGCCCTTCCCAACCTGGTTGCACTCAGTCTCGATAACTGTGCCCTTAATAATAGCCTCACTCATACTACTACTGCTTCACCACCTCTACTCCACAACCTCACTCTTCTTCAGCTCCTTGATCTCTCCCAAAACCACTTAAACAGTCGAGCTGCAAACAACTGGTTTTGGGGTGTAACAAGCCTCAAGTCCCTATACATATACGACTGTGGGTTCGCGGGAGCATTTCCTGACGAGTTAGGAAACTTAACCTTGTTAGAGACCCTTCACATGCCAGACAATAACTTTGTGGGGATGATACCTGCAACACTCAGTGGTCTCTGTAACTTGCAGTCTCTAACACTTAGCAACAACATCATCAGTGGGGACATAGCAGACCTCATATACAGGCTACCAACATGTTCTTGGAAGAACCTGCAAGTACTGTCTTTGGAGGGTAACAACATCACAGGCACGACATTAGAAGCAGTGCTACACCTAACCAGCTTACAAGTATTCAACGTGATTTCCAATGACTTGAGAGGTCGCGTGCCTGTGGAGATTGGGACACTTGCAAATTTGACTACCCTGTACCTTGCGGACAACGGCTTCAGTGGTGTGTTATCAGAAAGTCATTTTGCCGGTCTGACGAATCTGAAGCAGATCGACTTATCCAATAATCACTTGGAAGTCATCGTGGGACCGGATTGGGTACCTCCATTCAACTTGAATTGGGCCGAGTTCGGATCATGTCATCTGGGTCCTCGATTTCCTCAATGGCTCCGGTGGCAAAAGGACATTGACAAACTTCATATTCCCAACACAGGCATCATTGGTGAATTACCGATTTGGTTTTGGACTTCCTTTTCTCGTGCTACATCTTTGGACATCTCGCTCAACCAAATTAGCGGCAAGTTGCCACTTAGTTTGGAGTTCATGTCAGTGAGGAGACTTCTTCTCCAGTCAAACCAGCTAACCGGCCTAGTACCACTTTTACCAAGATCGGTTGAGATATTGGACATCTCCAGAAATAATTTAACTGGTTTTGTGGCATcaaacgttggagctccttctttacAGTTTGCAATTCTCTTCTCAAATAGCATAACGGGGGCTATTCCCAAGTCAATTTGTCAATGGTCAAAACTTCTCGTCTTAGATCTTTCAAGCAATCTGCTGACAGGGGAACTACCTGACTGTGGCACAAAACAGCTGAAACACTGGGATACATCTAGCAACAGCACTTCAATTGCTAAAAGCAAAAGTTCTTCAAGTTTGGAAGTCCGTACTCTCCTTCTAAGGAACAATAGTCTATCGGGTGGATTTCCTCTATTCCTAAGACAATGCAGAAATGTTGTTTTCGTCGATCTAGCTCAAAATAGATTCAGTGGAAAGTTACCAGTGTGGATTAGTAAAGAAATGCCTGCTTTGGTAATACTGCGGCTAAGGTCTAACAACTTTTCTGGAGAAATTCCAATTGGAATAGCGAAATTTCCCGCCCTTCGAATTCTAGATCTATCTAATAATAACTTTTATGGGGCTATACCGCAACATCTGGCAGGCTTAGAAGCTTTGGCTGCTACTGATAAGGCTCTAGTTCCAGCAGAAAATCCATTCGAAGAAGAATATCAGGAAATGTATTGGTCCAGTGATACCGGATTGTTTAATGATAGCTTACCAGTGGTAATAAAAGGGAAAGTACTTGGATACAGAGAGAACGTCATATATTTGATGAGCATTGATTTATCATGCAACAGTTTGACAGGAAAAATCCCAGAAGAAATGAGCTATCTAGCTGGACTGATAAACCTGAATTTATCATCGAACTTCTTGAGTGGACAAATCCCATACAAAATTGGCAATATGCAATCACTAGAATCTCTTGACCTCACAAAGAACCATCTCGCTGGTGAGATTCCCTGGGGATTATCAGATCTGACATCGCTAGCCTACCTAAATTTGTCATATAATGATCTATCAGGAAGAATACCCTCGGGCCGCCAACTAGACACACTCCAAACAGATGATCCTGCATCTATGTACATTGGAAATCCTGGTCTTTGTGGACGTCCAGTTCCAAAGACATGTCCTGGAGATCAACCAACTCAAGGAGATTCGGTGGAATGGCACAAACATGGTCTATTTCAAATGGATTTTCTGGTTAGCCTAGTTGTGGGGTTTGTGGCAGGCGTCTGGATGGTATTTTGTGGCCTTCTGTTCGCTAAGAAATGGAGGGGTGCTTATTTCAGATTATTTGACAAGTTATGTGACAAGGTTTATGTCATCTCTGTTGTTACTTGGCACAAATGGTCCGGAATCAATGGTGAAAATTAA